GTGTTCTGCACAAGGCTGGTTTTTGTTCCTAGTATGTAAATGTAAACATGAGTGATAAAACGAGGGAGCCTCAGGCCGACGAACCTCGGCTTAACGGCAGCCCCACTGGATATCAATAATCAGacccgaaaaggaaagatgCAGCCGAGACGGACCGTCGGCacttctcttcattcttccttcacTTCCACCTACAGTCTTTCTTACTGCATTCATTTGTTGAGCACAGATTGATTTCTCTATTGGTTGATATCATAGACCGAAATTAGAAAATACACTTAGACATAGAGGGTAAAAGGAACCTTGCTTGCATCATGGCATGGTATAGCCAGACTGTTGACATTCTTCGCGATTCGGTTGCGAACCACCACGCCCAACTTCCCGTGCTCGCTGCGACAGGGGCGGCCTCGTTGACTGTGGGGCTCCTCTTGCGCTCGCTTCTCACCGATAAGCATCCGCAAGGTTCTGTACTCCATTGCCCCCGAGCTATAGTCTCGTCCTCCGCGTCAGAGGCAGAGAACGGTGAAATTCCTCTCCCAAACGATGTGCTCCCGGGGGCTCGTGATGTGCCGACTCCGTATGGATCGATGCGAGTATATGAATGGGGTCCAGTAGATGGACCGAAGGTCTTGTTCGTCCATGGTATCACCACGCCGTGTATTGCCCTCGGTGGAGTGGCGCATGCACTGGCAGATCAAGGATGTCGAGTTATGCTATTCGACTTGTAAGTAGCCTATCGGTCATAGCTCTGTCTGGACCTTGAAAGAAagttttcctttgcttccttttcttatctAATACATGGCGACCAGGTTTGGAAGAGGGTACTCGGATTGCCCGTCCGATCTCCCTCAGGACGATCGACTCTTTGCGACCCAAATATTGCTTGCTTTGAGCACATCTTCAGTGTCGTGGACCGGAGCTGGTAGTGGTAAATTTAGCCTAGTTGGCTACTCATTAGGAGGAGGGATAGCAGCATCTTTTGCGTCGTTCTTTCCCCAGCTACTCTCTTCGCTGGTGTTGCTTGCCCCGGCGGGCTTGATACGTGACTCTCAGATCAGCTTTCAGTCACGGCTCCTTTATTCCCGCGGCCTCATTCCAGAACGTGTCTTGGGTTTCCTTGTCGGCCGTCGTCTCCGTGCGGGCCCACTAACCACGCCGAAACCCAAATCTCAAAAGATTAACGCCGCGGATGCATTGACCGAGGAACTTCCCTCGCAAGGAGGCGCCAACACTCAACTGTTGTCTCGAGCGTACCCGCATGTTACTGTGCCCGGAGCTGTTAAATGGCAAGTTAACTGTCACGCTGGCTTCGTTCATGCTTTCATGTCCAGCATGCAACACGGGCCGATCTTGCAGCAGCGCCAACGGGAATCATGGGAGCGCCTGGGTGAATATCTATCTGCGCAAAGCAAACTGTCGCCTGAAGAACAGCAGGATAACGGTCTCCCCAGTGACAAAGTAATTATTATGTGTGGCGAACATGACTCGGTTATTGTCAAGGACGAACTCGTCCCAGATGCTACTTCTGCTCTTCAGGGAAACGTGGAATTCAGATACTTTAATGCGGGACACGAGTTCCCCAGTACAAAATATGATGACGTCGCACGCGCCTTATTGGAAGTGTTACATTGAGAACTGTCTAACAGCTGGACTATATGACAGGAAAAACCcgttcttcctcatcgaacTGAAGGAC
The sequence above is a segment of the Aspergillus flavus chromosome 4, complete sequence genome. Coding sequences within it:
- a CDS encoding putative alpha/beta hydrolase family protein (unnamed protein product) encodes the protein MAWYSQTVDILRDSVANHHAQLPVLAATGAASLTVGLLLRSLLTDKHPQGSVLHCPRAIVSSSASEAENGEIPLPNDVLPGARDVPTPYGSMRVYEWGPVDGPKVLFVHGITTPCIALGGVAHALADQGCRVMLFDLFGRGYSDCPSDLPQDDRLFATQILLALSTSSVSWTGAGSGKFSLVGYSLGGGIAASFASFFPQLLSSLVLLAPAGLIRDSQISFQSRLLYSRGLIPERVLGFLVGRRLRAGPLTTPKPKSQKINAADALTEELPSQGGANTQLLSRAYPHVTVPGAVKWQVNCHAGFVHAFMSSMQHGPILQQRQRESWERLGEYLSAQSKLSPEEQQDNGLPSDKVIIMCGEHDSVIVKDELVPDATSALQGNVEFRYFNAGHEFPSTKYDDVARALLEVLH